ATGCTTCGCTTCAAGCAAAGAAGATTCATAGACGATGCACGTTTGCGGAAGATGAAGCAATATATCATAGGAATCGTGGTGCTAACCATGCTTCCAGCAGCCTATATGACTCTGCAAATCATTCGACAAAGTGTGATAGAAAATAATGCAAGAAGATTTGTACGTACTGAACTTTCTTTCAAAGGCACAAGGATTATCTCACAAAACTATGACACAAAGGGCAAGGTGTTGAATGTTGTTGCCGTGGGAAAAACTATCTCAAAGAAGGCAATCTGCGAGGCAGAGAAGATGTTGGAAGCCTACAATTTAGCAGACTATAAACTGCATGTGATACAGGGTTCGCAGTCGGATAGTCTGCTCATGGCCAACCAAATGCTTGGAACGGGAACAACAAGTGAACAGGTTAGTAAGCAGAAACTCATAGAGCAGTCAGCTCAAATCAATGACCTTGAGCAAAAACTTGAGAAGTTTACACGCTATACTGAACTGACAAAAGATGTTCGAGAAGAATTAAAATCTATGTATCCAACAGCCAAACTCGTTGCGATTGCTCAGATTCCAGAAACCAAAACAGATACTGTTGTTACGAAAAGCCACGTTATGGCTGTTGTTAGTTGCCTACGCCCACTCAACAATCCTGATAGAGAACGATTGCAAAGTTGGCTGAAATTAAGAACAAAATCCGATAGTTTGAAGCTTATTGTGACGCAGAATTAAGAGTAAGAGGGGGCGGAAAAGTTGATTTTCCTTGTAAACTTTTATCCCCTTTTTTAACACTTCTTGGCGCCGCCAAATAGAAATGAAAACGCAATTTCTGCACTTGTGCAAAGCCATTTCATAGTTCCGATGCTCTCATTTCTATCATCTTGCACCGCGTTTTGACGCTAATTGCATTGCTATCTGCGTCAAAACATGCGATAATCTCATGCAAAATGCAAGGCAATTTGACGCAAATCGCATGATTTTTCAGTGTTGTTTTTTCTTGTAATTTGCCTTTGTTTTCGTAACGTTTTGGCTGTCAAAGCGTTGCTGACTCGCAGAATGCGCTGCATATTTTGAACGAGGACAGCATGCTTTTTGAATTCGCCGAGCATTCAAGAGCAATTGTAAAGTTCTTTAAAAAGATTTAACCTATTTTCCGCTTCATTTGATTTCGGGTTTCCAAATCAACCGTTTCAGGGATTTATTTGCCCATGTTGGCCAGAATGAAACTATAGATATCGGCCTGTTCTTCAATCTGTTTGCTCAACGGTTTGCCTCCGCCGTGGCCCGCTTTCGAGTCGATGCGGATGAGCACGGGCGCCTTTCCGCCCTGGCATTCCTGCATGGTTGCCGCAAACTTGAAGCTATGTGCCGGCACAACTCGGTCGTCATGGTCGGCCGTGGTGATGAGCGTTGCGGGATAACTCACGCCTTTCTTCAGGTTGTGGAGCGGAGAATAGCCTCGCAAGTAGTTGAACATTTCCTTGCTGTCTGCCGATGTTCCATAGTCGGGAGCCCAGTTCCAACCAATCGTAAACTTGTGATATCGCAGCATGTCGAGCACGCCAACCTGGGGTATGCAGACTTGAAACAGGTCGGGACGTTGGGTTAAACAGGCTCCGACAAGCAGTCCGCCGTTGCTTCCTCCGACGATAGCGAGATGCTTTTTATCGGTATATTTGTTGGCAATGAGCCATTCGGCAGCAGCGATGAAGTCGTCGAACACATTCTGTTTCTGCATCTTTGTGCCTGCCTTGTGCCATGCTTCGCCATACTCGCTTCCGCCTCTTAGGTTCACTTGTACATAGATACCGCCCTGCTCCATGAATGGAATTCGCATGGAAGAGAAGTAGGGTGGCAACGCAACATTAAAGCCCCCGTAGCCATAGAGATATACAGGATTCTTGCCATTGAGCTTCAAATCTTTGCGGTAAGTGAGGAACATCGGTACGCGGGTTCCGTCTTTACTCGCATAAAACACCTGTTTGGTGACGAAGTCATTCGGCTTGAAATTCACCTTCGGTTGGCTGTAAACGCGACTCGTTCTGCTGTCGGTGTCAAACTGATATACTGTGCCGGGAACGGTGAACGAACTGAAAGAGAAGAAGCATTCCGGCTCATTTCGCTCGCCCGAAAAACTCACACTGCCGACCGATGGCAGTTTGATTTCGCCTATATTACGGCCTTCAAGCGTGTAAAGGTAACAATGAGAACTGGCGTCCTTACTGTAGTTCAGCACCATCTTTCCATGGGTGAAAGTGACGTCATCAAGCACATATTCTGCTTCGGGAACAAGCACTTTCCAATCCTTAATGCCTGGCTTGGCGAGGTTGGCCAACATCAAACGGTTCTTCTGTGCCCCTGAGTTAGTGAAGATATAGATGCTGTCTCCCACGGTCTGTACAGGCGAATACTGAAGGTTCATGTCGTTGGTCATCTGCACGAACTGAGCGTCGGGACGTCGCAAGTCGCGCACATAGAGGTTGTTTCCGCTGCCTTCTCCCGACTCCGTCAGATACATTACGGTTTCTTCTTTGTTGACTATTACGTCATAAAAACGCAGTGGAAATGCCGGATTTTGATAGAACAATTCATCCTCGCTCTGCGGAGTTCCGAGCTTGTGATAATAGATTTTATGCACTTCGTTCTTGCTTGTGAAGGCATGACCTGTGGGTGCATCGTAGGCACTGTAATAGAAACCGTCGCCTCTCCAGGCTGCATTGCTGAACTTTGCCCATTCGATATGGTCGGTCAGGTCTTGCCCTGTTTCGAGATCTTTCACGTAGATTTCCTGCCAATCGCTCCCGTTTCGACTCACGATATAAGCCATATAGCGGCCATTATGAGAGAAACTGACCGACTTTAATGCCACAGTTCCGTCGCTGCTTAGCTTGTTGGGATCGAGCACTTCATGCAGTGTGCCGCCCAATTTATCCATTTTATAGAGCACACTTTGGTTCTGCAAGCCGTTGTTTTTGTAGACATACCACGTGCCATGTCGCTTGAACGGCGTGCTTACTTTTTCATAGTTGGCCACTTCCTTGAGGCGCTTCATGAGCTTTGGACGCTGTGGAAGCTGGTCAAGATAATGTCGGGTCAATGCGTTTTCTGCCGTGACCCAACGCTCTGTTTCTGCGCTGTTGTCGTCCTCGAGCGGGCGGTATGGGTCGGCAATCTGTGTGCCGAAATAGGTGTCAACGGTGTTGTCTTGAGGTGCTTTCGGATAGTGAAAGCTCTGTGCTATCATGCAGGATGCAGTCATAGTCAATGTTGAAGTCAATAGTAATCTGATGTTCATCTTAAAGCCATTTCATTTGATTTATTGTACGAAATTAGGCAATCTTTTGCATGATTTCGGGAATATAACGTTAAAAGAAGATAAAAACGAGGTCTTTTGTCACATTTGTTACTCTTCTTTGCAATGTCATATACCTATCTTTGCATACAGAAATTTAATTAAAAGTAAACAGATATGACACACGGACATGAAATACTCCACATGATGGAGGGAAAGAGTTTCGCCTCAAAGCAGGCGCTTGTTGATGCAATCATTGAACGCTTCGGCGCTGCAGAACGCTTCTGCACATGCTCTGTTGAGGGGCTTGATGCTGCAGAGATTGTCGACTTCTTAGATGATCGCGGCAAGTTTATGGAGACGCCGGATGGTGGCTTCACCGTCAATTTGGGTATGATGTGCAACCACTGAACCATAGGAAAGGAGTGATATTATGGGGAAGAAGATAGACTTATCTCGCACGGTTTACGACCTCACTACCCAGTATCCGGAGCTTATTGAGGTGCTTTCGGGGCTCGGATTAACCGATATAACGAAGAAGTTTCTACGCAATTCGGTGGGCAAACTGATAACCATTCCGAAGGGAGCAGGCATGCATGGCATCGAAATGAAAGCTGTTATCGATGCTTTGGAGCAGCAAGGTTTTGAGGTTGTTGGGGCAGGAAAGCCCGTGATGAGTGCTGAAACACTGCGCCCTGTGGCTGAAAACACGCGCACGGAGCAGTTGAAAGGCTACCTCAGACGACTTGGAAAAGGAGAGAGTTTGGAGGCAGTCCGCAAGGATTTTGCCAATGAATTCGGCGATGTAGAGGCTTCGGAGATCATGCAGGCAGAGCAGGAACTGCTGGCCGAAGGCACGCCCTTGCATGAAGTTCAGCAGCTTTGTGACATTCATTCTGCCTTGTTTCATGGGGCTACTCGTGAGGAACGCATGGCCAATGCCGAGCAGGAAGTGGCAACATCTGTCAGCCGTCATGACGAAATTCATGCCATGGCGCAGGCCAATACCCAACGCGCTGTCGACCTGTCGCATATAGACGGGCATCCCATTCAGACGTTCTTGCGTGAGAATGCGGCCCTTGAAGTGTTGCTGAAGCAGGCATTTGACGTGCTTGAAACACGTGGAGATATCACCGAATTACTATTGCGCATACGTGAACTTTCCATTCATTATGCGAAGAAAGGCGACTTGCTCTATCCGCATCTTAAAGTAAGATATGACATCAGTGGGCCGTCACAAGTGATGTGGACTATTGATGATGAGATACGCAACGAGCTTGGAATTCTGACACGAAAAGGCGAACATGACGAGCTGTGGTGGGGCAGAGTCGGGGCTGTTCTGAACCGCGCCAAGGAGATGATATATAAGGAAAACAACATTCTTCTGCCCCTTTGTGCGGCCAACTTCACGGAAACGGAGTGGCAACAGATTTACCGTGACAGTAAGGATTATGCCGTCTGCCTCGGTGTCGAGCATCGCATCTGGTCGCAGGCAGAGTCAAAAGAGACCGTCAGAACACAGCATGAAGGCGAAATAGTCATGCCGGGAGGTCACCTCACTTTAGGTCAGTTGACGGCTATGCTCAACACACTTCCACTTGAAATTACCTTTGTAGATGCCGACAACTTCAATCGTTATTTCAATGAAGGGAGCAAGATATTCAAGCGTCCTTTAATGGCTATCGACCGCGAAGTCTTTAGTTGTCATCCGCCGAAAATAGAGCCGATGGTGCGCAGTATCATTGAAGATTTGCGTTCTGGAAAGCGCAGTCAGGTGCCAATGTGGGTGGAGAAATGTGGTCATCCTATGTTTGTGAACTACATGGCTGTGCGAGATGACGAAGGAAACTATATCGGAACGGTCGAAGTTGTGCAGGATATGGAGTTTGCAAAGAAGCACTTTCAACGGTAAAAAGTATCGGTTCAACTCTTTGATTATACATACTTATAAGATTAAAATAGGAAAAGGGTTACGATTTGGTTACTACTCAAATTCCCCGAACTTCCTTGATGTTGTTAATATTTTCAAAAGTAATAGTTCCTGTAAAATCAAGATAACACTTTTTAATTGTTTGGTTTATAGTATCATATTGATTTTGCCCTGTAATTTATATAAATCCACCACCTCTGAGACGCTAGCTATCTTCAGAAGCAGCATTACCATTTTAAGGATTTTCATAAACAAGAACTCATTCATTTTTTGTTAACGCGATTTTCTTTTAACTCCCCATTATAATTCTTACAATCTAGAATAAGTTTATTCTGGGGAGATTTTATACGTTTGAGTTTTAATGAAATTGGTTTTGAAAAACCATTGTTATACGTTATTATAACGTATTGAGAATTTACATTTTTAATATATACACTGTGCCAAAAATATGTATCTTGCATATTATTTACCAATTGATGGATGTTTATCTTGTGTATATGAGAATTCTTTAAATCTATTAATAAAATTGTCCCATCATCTTGATT
The nucleotide sequence above comes from Segatella oris. Encoded proteins:
- a CDS encoding TIGR00341 family protein gives rise to the protein MESNEKSLWQVIKGYFNALPDKENEEETIQQISSGVAFHGSNLWVLVFAVFIASLGLNVNSTAVIIGAMLISPLMGPIIGMGLGVGINDLVLLKRSIKNYLVATGISVLTATLYFLITPLNEAQSELLARTSPTLYDVLIALCGGAAGILALSTKGKGNVIPGVAIATALMPPLCTAGYGLAMGESSFFFGAFYLFFINTVFIALATFIGVRMLRFKQRRFIDDARLRKMKQYIIGIVVLTMLPAAYMTLQIIRQSVIENNARRFVRTELSFKGTRIISQNYDTKGKVLNVVAVGKTISKKAICEAEKMLEAYNLADYKLHVIQGSQSDSLLMANQMLGTGTTSEQVSKQKLIEQSAQINDLEQKLEKFTRYTELTKDVREELKSMYPTAKLVAIAQIPETKTDTVVTKSHVMAVVSCLRPLNNPDRERLQSWLKLRTKSDSLKLIVTQN
- a CDS encoding prolyl oligopeptidase family serine peptidase codes for the protein MNIRLLLTSTLTMTASCMIAQSFHYPKAPQDNTVDTYFGTQIADPYRPLEDDNSAETERWVTAENALTRHYLDQLPQRPKLMKRLKEVANYEKVSTPFKRHGTWYVYKNNGLQNQSVLYKMDKLGGTLHEVLDPNKLSSDGTVALKSVSFSHNGRYMAYIVSRNGSDWQEIYVKDLETGQDLTDHIEWAKFSNAAWRGDGFYYSAYDAPTGHAFTSKNEVHKIYYHKLGTPQSEDELFYQNPAFPLRFYDVIVNKEETVMYLTESGEGSGNNLYVRDLRRPDAQFVQMTNDMNLQYSPVQTVGDSIYIFTNSGAQKNRLMLANLAKPGIKDWKVLVPEAEYVLDDVTFTHGKMVLNYSKDASSHCYLYTLEGRNIGEIKLPSVGSVSFSGERNEPECFFSFSSFTVPGTVYQFDTDSRTSRVYSQPKVNFKPNDFVTKQVFYASKDGTRVPMFLTYRKDLKLNGKNPVYLYGYGGFNVALPPYFSSMRIPFMEQGGIYVQVNLRGGSEYGEAWHKAGTKMQKQNVFDDFIAAAEWLIANKYTDKKHLAIVGGSNGGLLVGACLTQRPDLFQVCIPQVGVLDMLRYHKFTIGWNWAPDYGTSADSKEMFNYLRGYSPLHNLKKGVSYPATLITTADHDDRVVPAHSFKFAATMQECQGGKAPVLIRIDSKAGHGGGKPLSKQIEEQADIYSFILANMGK
- a CDS encoding YecH family metal-binding protein gives rise to the protein MTHGHEILHMMEGKSFASKQALVDAIIERFGAAERFCTCSVEGLDAAEIVDFLDDRGKFMETPDGGFTVNLGMMCNH
- a CDS encoding DUF438 domain-containing protein produces the protein MGKKIDLSRTVYDLTTQYPELIEVLSGLGLTDITKKFLRNSVGKLITIPKGAGMHGIEMKAVIDALEQQGFEVVGAGKPVMSAETLRPVAENTRTEQLKGYLRRLGKGESLEAVRKDFANEFGDVEASEIMQAEQELLAEGTPLHEVQQLCDIHSALFHGATREERMANAEQEVATSVSRHDEIHAMAQANTQRAVDLSHIDGHPIQTFLRENAALEVLLKQAFDVLETRGDITELLLRIRELSIHYAKKGDLLYPHLKVRYDISGPSQVMWTIDDEIRNELGILTRKGEHDELWWGRVGAVLNRAKEMIYKENNILLPLCAANFTETEWQQIYRDSKDYAVCLGVEHRIWSQAESKETVRTQHEGEIVMPGGHLTLGQLTAMLNTLPLEITFVDADNFNRYFNEGSKIFKRPLMAIDREVFSCHPPKIEPMVRSIIEDLRSGKRSQVPMWVEKCGHPMFVNYMAVRDDEGNYIGTVEVVQDMEFAKKHFQR